A single Triticum dicoccoides isolate Atlit2015 ecotype Zavitan chromosome 2A, WEW_v2.0, whole genome shotgun sequence DNA region contains:
- the LOC119356119 gene encoding copper-transporting ATPase HMA5 isoform X2, translating to MAAGALFLACFRGGGGGGGEGSGGRLALRPRYAPVPRRTKAAAVAGDLEAAAGAAEEEEEEKVVLFAVTGMTCAACAGSVEKAVKRLPGIHDAAVDVLGCRAQVAFYPAFVSEEKIRETIEDVGFGAKLIDEELKEKSILVCRLHIKGMTCTSCANTVESALQAVPGVQRASVALAIEEAEIRYNRRVVAAIQLVNAVEESGFEAILVTAGEDRSRIDLKVDGILNERSVMIVKSSVQALPGVEDIKIDTELQKITISYKPDQTGPRDLIEVIESAGSGHIAVSIYPEADGREQHRNGEITRYRQSFLWSLLFTIPVFLTSMVFMYIPGLKEGLDKKVVNMMSIGELLRWILSTPVQFVIGRKFYTGSYKAMCHGSPNMDVLIALGTNTAYFYSVYSVLRAATSENYMSTDFFETSSMLISFILLGKYLEILAKGKTSEAIAKLMDLAPETATVLIYDSEGNVVSEKEIDSRLIQKNDVIKVIPGGKVASDGFVIWGQSHVNESMITGESRPVAKRKGDTVIGGTVNENGVLHVRATFVGSESALAQIVRLVESAQMAKAPVQKFADQISKVFVPLVILLSLLTWLTWFLAGRFHGYPSSWIPSSMDSFQLALQFGISVMVIACPCALGLATPTAVMVATGVGASQGVLIKGGQALESAQKVDCIVFDKTGTLTIGKPIVVNTRLFKNMVLREFYDYVAAAEVNSEHPLAKAVVEHAKNFHSEETHIWPEARDFISVTGHGVKAKISDSSVIVGNKSFMLSLDIDVPVEASEILMEEEEKAHTGIIVAMDQEIVGIISVSDPIKPNAHEVISYLKSMKVECIMVTGDNWGTANAIGKEVGIENIIAEAKPEQKAEKVKELQDTATHPLTAFKSFDRSLQLSGKTVAMVGDGINDSPALVAANVGMAIGAGTDVAIEAADIVLMKSNLEDVITAIDLSRKAFFRIRMNYVWALGYNIIGIPIAAGVLFPSTRFRLPPWVAGAAMAASSVSVVCWSLLLRYYKRPLITQERQA from the exons ATGGCGGCGGGAGCCCTCTTCCTCGCCTgcttccgcggcggcggcggcggtggcggcgaggggagCGGCGGCCGCCTGGCGCTGCGCCCGCGGTACGCGCCCGTGCCGCGGCGCACCAAGGCGGCCGCGGTCGCCGGCGATCTGGAGGCCGCCGCGGGGgccgccgaggaggaggaggaggagaaggtggtGTTGTTCGCGGTGACCGGCATGACCTGCGCCGCGTGCGCCGGGTCGGTGGAGAAGGCCGTCAAGCGGCTCCCCGGCATCCACGACGCCGCCGTCGACGTCCTCGGCTGCCGCGCGCAGGTCGCCTTCTACCCGGCATTCGTCTCG GAGGAAAAAATTAGGGAAACCATTGAAGATGTTGGTTTCGGAGCTAAACTGATCGACGAGGAGCTTAAGGAAAAGAGCATTCTAGTATGCAGGCTGCACATAAAAGGAATGACCTGCACGTCTTGTGCAAATACAGTTGAATCCGCCTTGCAAGCTGTTCCAGGGGTTCAGAGAGCTTCCGTTGCATTGGCTATTGAAGAGGCGGAAATCCGTTATAATCGGAGGGTTGTTGCTGCTATCCAACTAGTCAATGCAGTTGAAGAATCTGGCTTTGAAGCAATACTGGTCACCGCAGGAGAAGATCGGAGCAGGATAGACCTCAAAGTTGATGGCATTCTCAATGAGAGATCAGTAATGATAGTGAAAAGTTCTGTCCAAGCTCTTCCTGGTGTGGAAGACATAAAAATTGATACCGAGCTCCAAAAGATAACCATCTCTTACAAGCCTGACCAAACAGGTCCACGAGACCTCATTGAAGTCATCGAGTCAGCTGGATCTGGTCATATTGCTGTATCAATATATCCGGAAGCCGATGGAAGAGAGCAGCATAGAAATGGGGAGATCACGCGGTACAGGCAGTCCTTTTTGTGGAGCTTACTGTTCACAATTCCAGTGTTCCTAACCTCCATGGTGTTCATGTACATCCCAGGGCTGAAGGAGGGGCTGGACAAAAAGGTTGTCAACATGATGAGCATTGGTGAACTATTGCGGTGGATTTTGTCAACTCCTGTCCAGTTTGTAATTGGCCGCAAATTTTACACTGGTTCTTACAAGGCAATGTGTCATGGCTCACCGAACATGGATGTGCTCATTGCTCTGGGGACCAACACAGCGTACTTCTACTCAGTTTACTCGGTTCTCCGAGCTGCCACTTCTGAGAATTATATGTCAACTGATTTTTTTGAGACAAGTTCCATGCTCATATCATTTATCCTTCTTGGAAAATACCTCGAGATCTTGGCAAAAGGAAAGACCTCTGAGGCTATTGCCAAGCTGATGGATCTTGCACCAGAAACTGCAACTGTGCTGATATACGACAGCGAAGGGAATGTTGTAAGCGAGAAAGAGATCGACAGTCGGTTGATTCAGAAAAATGATGTGATCAAAGTCATACCTGGTGGAAAAGTTGCTTCCGATGGATTTGTTATTTGGGGCCAGAGCCATGTGAATGAAAGCATGATCACCGGAGAATCACGGCCCGTGGCAAAGAGGAAGGGCGACACTGTGATTGGAGGGACGGTGAACGAGAATGGTGTCCTCCATGTCAGGGCAACATTTGTTGGATCTGAGAGCGCCCTGGCACAGATTGTAAGACTGGTAGAGTCAGCCCAAATGGCAAAAGCTCCTGTACAGAAGTTTGCTGATCAAATCTCTAAAGTCTTTGTCCCCCTG GTCATCCTTCTTTCTTTGCTTACTTGGCTTACATGGTTCTTAGCTGGGAGGTTTCATGGCTACCCTAGCTCGTGGATACCATCTTCCATGGATAGCTTTCAGCTAGCTCTTCAGTTTGGGATATCGGTTATGGTGATCGCCTGCCCTTGTGCACTGGGACTTGCAACTCCAACTGCTGTGATGGTTGCAACTGGAGTCGGTGCCTCGCAAGGTGTTCTGATCAAGGGCGGGCAAGCTCTGGAGAGTGCGCAGAAG GTGGACTGCATTGTTTTCGACAAGACAGGAACACTAACCATTGGAAAGCCTATTGTCGTCAATACCAGGCTCTTTAAAAACATGGTCCTACGTGAATTCTATGACTATGTTGCAGCAGCAGAG gtcaacaGTGAGCATCCGCTAGCAAAAGCCGTAGTGGAGCATGCCAAGAACTTTCACTCGGAAGAAACCCATATCTGGCCTGAAGCAAGGGATTTCATTTCAGTCACCGGACACGGTGTCAAGGCAAAGATCAGCGACAGCAGTGTCATTGTGGGCAACAAGAGCTTTATGCTGTCGTTAGACATTGATGTCCCCGTGGAAGCTTCAGAGAtcctcatggaagaggaagagaaggcaCACACAGGGATCATCGTGGCCATGGATCAAGAAATAGTCGGCATAATCTCTGTGTCTGATCCGATAAAACCGAACGCCCATGAAGTGATATCATACCTCAAGTCAATGAAGGTGGAGTGCATAATGGTGACCGGGGACAACTGGGGAACCGCCAACGCCATCGGCAAAGAGGTtggcatcgaaaacatcatagccgAAGCGAAACCAGAGCAGAAGGCTGAGAAGGTGAAGGAGCTTCAG GATACAGCCACGCATCCACTCACCGCCTTTAAATCTTTTGATCGATCACTGCAGCTGTCTGGCAAAACCGTCGCAATGGTTGGCGACGGGATCAACGACTCGCCGGCGCTGGTGGCGGCCAACGTCGGGATGGCCATCGGCGCGGGCACGGACGTGGCCATCGAGGCGGCGGACATCGTGCTCATGAAGAGCAACCTGGAGGACGTGATCACGGCCATCGACCTGTCCAGGAAGGCCTTCTTCCGCATACGGATGAACTACGTGTGGGCCCTGGGATACAACATCATCGGCATCCCGATCGCCGCGGGCGTGCTGTTCCCGTCGACCCGGTTCCGGCTGCCGCCGTGGGTCGCCGGCGCCGCCATGGCCGCGTCCTCCGTCAGCGTCGTCTGCTGGTCCCTCCTGCTGAGGTACTACAAGAGGCCGTTGATCACACAGGAGCGGCAGGCATAG